AGACGTGTGTGTAAGGCATTGATACACGGTATGACGTGCGTGTAAGGCATCAATATACGGTATGACGTGAGTGTAAGGCATCGATATACGGTATGACGTGAGTGTAGGgtattgatatattgtatgACGTGAGTGTAATACATTGATACTCGGTATGACGTGAGTGTAAGACATTGATACGCTGTATGACGTGTGCGATAGGCTTTGATACACGGTATGACGTGAGTGTAAGACATGGATACACGATGTGATGTGAGTGTAAGGTATTGACACAAGATATGACGTGAGTGTTAGGTATTGATAAACGGTATGACGTGAGTGTAAGGCATTGATACACGGTATGACGGGCGTGTAAGGTATTGATACACGGTATGACGTGAGTGTAAGGTATTGGTACACGATATGACGTAAGTATAAGGTATTGATACAAGGTATGACGTTAGTGAAAGGCATTGATACACGGTATGACGTGAGTGTAAGGCATACATACACGATATGACGTGAGTGTAAAGCATTGATAGACGATATGACGTGCGTGTAAAGTATTGATACACGATATGACGTGAGTGTAAGGTATTGATACACGTTATGACGTTAATGCAAGGTATTGGTACACGATATGACGTGAGTGTAAAGCATTATTACACGATATGACGTGAGTGTAAGGTATTGATACACGGTATGACGTTAGTGTAAGGTATTGATACACGATATGACGTGAGTGTAAGGTATTGATACACGATATGACGTGAGTGTAAGGTATTGATACACGGTATGACGTTAGTGTAAGGTATTGATACAAGGTGTGACGTTAGTGTAAGGAATTGGTACACGGTATGACGTTACTGTAAGGTATTGATACAAGGTATGACTTTAGTGTAAGGCATTGATACACGATATAACGTGAGTGTAAGGTATTGAAACACGGTATGACGTCAGGATGTGTGAGGCATTGATACACGATATGACGTGAGTGTAAGTTATTGATACACGATATGACGTGAGTGTAAGGCATTGATACACGATATTACGTGAGTGTAAGGTATTGATACACGGTATGACGTCATGGTGTGTGAGGCATTGATACACGATATGACGTGAGTGTAAGGCATTGATACACGATATGACGTGAGTGTAAGGCATTGATACACGATAAAACGTGAGTGTCGGGCACTGATATATGGTATGACGTGAGTGTAAGGTATAGATTCACGGTATGACGTGAGTGTAAGGTATTGATACAAGGTATGACGTTAGTGTAAGGTAATGATACACGGTATGACGTGAGTGTAAAGTATTGATACACGGTATGACGTGAGTGTAAAGAATTGATACACGATATGACGTGAGTGTTGGGCATTGATACACGGTTTGACGTGATTTAAGGTATTGATACACGGTATGACGTGAGTGTAAGGTATTGATACACGATATGACGTGAGTGTAAGGCATTGGTACACGGTATTACGTGAGTGTTGGGCATCCATATACGGTATGACGTGAGTGTAAGGCATTGCTACACGGTATGACGGGAGTGTAAGGTATTGATACACGGTATGACGTCACGCTGTGTATGGCATTGATACAAGGTATGACGTTAGTGAAGGGTATTGATACGTTTGagttttatctttttattttatataattaataaatatataatgaaattgtGCTAGTTGTACAGTGTTCAATCATACAAAACAGGGACTACATTTTCGTCTCTTGTAGTGTTACTGTTGGCATCCTCCTATACCACATCGCCAATCCGGAAGCAGCCGAAGTGTTCCTTGATAACCTCCTCTTTACCCTGGAGAAACCAAAAGTTTTCTCACATTGgtaaattattctttttaacgagcacattgttattattgtgtGTAAGGCAATTTGCGTGAAAGGCCAATATGACAAGCGGGAATAAGTTTTACTGATAACAAAGAAACTAGTTTGACCAATGAGATTACAAGTAAGACCTGAATGATGGCTTTCCCTATCAGATCTGCGCACATCTGCCCTGAATCAACCTCGATCTGGTACAATCGGAAGCAGATTTTCCCAGTTGGGTGCACTAGCAGGCCTGAGGTAGGGATACATTCCTCAACCTTCCTGGAACTCACTGTGGAATGAAAATTGATTTGCTTCACTATGTACATGACGATATGGACACAGACAGAAATTAATCTAaactttgtcatttattaatatcTCGTAAAAATTCGTTTTATATTGGAGAAGatcatttataacaattgctgctgttgctgctgttgctgctgttgttgttgttgctgtgttgtggttgttgttgatgatgtttccgctactgttgctgctgctcctggtgctgctgctgttgttgttgctgtgttgtggtggttgttgttgatgatgttgtctTCGTCATCGTCGTGATGCtgttgttattgctgttgttgttgttgttgttgttgttgttgttgttgttgttgttgttgttgttcacaCAGTTATTTATCCATTATTCTCTTTTCATTTAATCCCGTTAACGACGACTTCTGTGTTGTTCAGTGTTCTGCCGAAGGACGCAGAGATCTGTGATCAAGTGTTTACTTACGGAAGGCAAATAATTCAAATGTTCGTATTTTCCCCCTCAGTTTAAAAGTACAATCTCATCACGGTATAACATATTTGCCCAGCTCCCAACATTATCTTAATATCAAAAGATGCGCGTATTATGAATGAATGGTATTATGAGTGATTAAACTTTAAGAAGATATGAATTATTAACTCTTTTAAAGTTTGTGCCCTTTGCACCAACTTTTTCATCTTGccaattgttaaaacaacagCACTAAAATCATCACCAGCAGGtctgaaattataaatatttgcttaTTATACCAGCATCCATTACTGCATGATGATGTGGAAGTTAAACGTACGTGCCGTGTTCGTCCTGTAGACGTCATTGCCGTTGACGGTGAACACCACAGAGAACACATCCTCCTCCGGGAGCCAGCGCATATTCACACACGCTGTGAAGAGAAATCAAGTGCGACTAACTTTGTTAGCATTGTTTTGTAGACCTTTCTATTAAGTATTTATACATGTGCTTATACAATATTCTTCATACTCAATTACGCATATATGCGTTTACAGAACAATAATGAACTTGTGTTATggtttcatttacaaaatgcaAGTATGAAGT
The sequence above is drawn from the Mya arenaria isolate MELC-2E11 chromosome 14, ASM2691426v1 genome and encodes:
- the LOC128218008 gene encoding uncharacterized protein LOC128218008; the protein is MISLHCVNVCVLVVLTSCMCARGRSTGMDDDSSGFWWAPKGVFHHHQHHHSEPKPEPWCQCYDFECFCCAEKLITRDNRGHIHMNACVNMRWLPEEDVFSVVFTVNGNDVYRTNTALSSRKVEECIPTSGLLVHPTGKICFRLYQIEVDSGQMCADLIGKAIIQGKEEVIKEHFGCFRIGDVV